The following proteins are co-located in the Paracoccaceae bacterium Fryx2 genome:
- a CDS encoding UvrD-helicase domain-containing protein, producing the protein MTNDLTLVPAGAGSGKTHRIEQELAGLVERGQVGASRILAVTFTESAAAELRGRIRGELMKRGRIEDALAIDRAYVGTIHALGQRLLTEHTFAAGRNPDARLVTEAERDLLIRREVGRSAALLPIISDLERFGYAWDRVSGDSAEDSFRKAVLKTTDLLRGLGNRAMDPDIAAGALDFIRQTYGVCDNDGTALETSLRRACGELLSAFPNCIATPDMANAARDAFWSDFRNLRDAAHKPDELARNWPLWQKLRGLRMTKRGCPTPSGYDDRAQAVMTAADGLLRHPGPLQDALTHLTALVQGVQGAMAAYAGAKRQAGLIDYADMIADTEALLRSQPDILASVVAEIDCVVIDEFQDTNPVQFALLWRLAQAAPRALIVGDTKQAIMDFQGADPRLAAALEAKFPACVQPQDRNWRSDPRIMAFINAIGPRLFPGAYTPLAPTRAETGVTALEAISRPSSWTDKKDHTADCAADRIAAILSDAEQVVCPVEKTRRAARPADIAVLCYTRAQGAKVADALRKRGLPARIQSEGWLEAPATSVARAAIALVADPDDRLAALGLVTRGPARMPLAQALRATIDTTLDAHSDLERLAEISALVRDLPVGDLVPRIIAAARLRDWAKGLAAPEQALADLARLEAEARVFDQLPDELKSAAGFFGSGPQVFLGWLAAQTERDFDRHPDPAGWSAPGVEVVTWHAAKGREWPITVVLGLDQKIVERPNTLRADFSDFDDLSHVLEKAGLHWTPNLAAPEKQLPFQEARQAADEASAARLMYVALTRARDRLILMVPPPPSKPKDRPERMIDLLRDRTGLTLAMDGTGLKACDSVFPARITALGREWVEPPMIAEPVDPVASFGMLKPHAGGGRTPWRQSPSTLVAALDGPAPHLQHADLGPRIGVARDGIGLATDRGTAWHLAFRVLSERPEMTARLSTASGLDPATLDAIAAQSSAMRDWLAAQGYTRLHHELPLQITALDGSQINGVIDCLAEGPEGYAIIDHKSGPCPDPDTRFATYLPQLRAYAAAVEHCMPGKPVRLLAINWMNEGRISSHRISEPESVT; encoded by the coding sequence ATGACGAATGATCTGACCCTGGTGCCCGCCGGTGCGGGATCGGGCAAGACCCACAGGATCGAACAGGAACTGGCCGGGCTGGTGGAGCGCGGCCAAGTCGGTGCAAGCCGCATTCTGGCAGTCACCTTCACCGAAAGCGCCGCCGCCGAACTACGTGGTCGTATCCGGGGCGAGTTGATGAAGCGCGGCCGGATCGAGGATGCGCTGGCGATCGACCGCGCCTATGTCGGCACCATCCATGCGCTGGGCCAACGCCTGTTGACCGAACACACCTTCGCCGCAGGGCGCAATCCAGATGCCCGTCTGGTCACCGAGGCCGAGCGTGACCTTCTGATCCGACGCGAAGTTGGCCGGTCTGCCGCCCTACTGCCGATCATCTCGGACCTTGAGCGGTTTGGCTATGCCTGGGACCGCGTCAGTGGTGACAGCGCAGAGGACAGTTTTCGCAAGGCGGTGCTGAAGACTACTGATCTTTTGCGCGGGCTTGGCAATCGGGCCATGGACCCCGACATCGCGGCCGGGGCGCTGGACTTCATCCGCCAGACTTATGGCGTTTGCGACAACGATGGAACGGCATTGGAAACATCTCTGCGGCGGGCCTGTGGTGAATTGTTAAGCGCATTCCCCAACTGCATTGCGACGCCGGATATGGCAAACGCGGCGCGCGATGCGTTCTGGTCGGATTTCCGCAACCTGCGCGATGCGGCGCATAAACCCGACGAGTTGGCCCGCAACTGGCCGCTTTGGCAAAAACTGCGTGGGCTGCGCATGACCAAGCGCGGTTGCCCAACCCCATCTGGCTATGACGACCGTGCGCAGGCCGTGATGACCGCCGCAGACGGGTTGTTGCGCCATCCGGGGCCACTGCAGGATGCCCTGACCCATCTTACGGCGCTGGTGCAGGGAGTTCAGGGTGCAATGGCCGCCTATGCCGGGGCCAAGCGGCAGGCAGGTCTAATCGACTATGCCGACATGATCGCCGACACCGAAGCTCTCTTGCGCAGCCAGCCCGATATCCTGGCCTCTGTCGTGGCGGAAATCGACTGTGTGGTGATCGACGAGTTTCAGGATACCAACCCGGTGCAATTCGCCCTTCTGTGGCGGCTGGCTCAAGCAGCGCCGCGCGCATTGATCGTTGGTGACACCAAACAGGCGATCATGGATTTTCAGGGCGCCGACCCACGCCTCGCTGCGGCGCTGGAGGCCAAATTTCCCGCCTGCGTCCAGCCGCAGGACCGAAACTGGCGCAGCGATCCTCGGATCATGGCCTTCATCAATGCCATAGGCCCTAGGCTGTTCCCGGGTGCCTATACGCCCCTCGCCCCGACGCGCGCCGAGACTGGCGTAACGGCGCTGGAGGCGATATCTCGCCCGAGTTCATGGACCGACAAGAAAGATCACACTGCTGATTGTGCCGCCGACCGGATCGCAGCAATCTTGTCGGACGCTGAGCAGGTCGTCTGCCCGGTTGAAAAGACGCGTCGTGCCGCAAGACCTGCCGATATCGCGGTTCTTTGCTACACTCGGGCGCAGGGTGCCAAAGTGGCCGATGCCTTACGCAAACGCGGGCTGCCTGCCCGTATTCAAAGCGAAGGATGGCTTGAGGCACCCGCCACCTCCGTCGCTCGCGCGGCAATCGCACTTGTGGCTGATCCCGACGACCGGCTAGCCGCCCTCGGCCTTGTCACGCGTGGTCCAGCGCGGATGCCTCTGGCGCAGGCATTGCGCGCGACAATTGACACCACCCTGGATGCCCATTCTGACCTTGAACGCCTGGCTGAAATCTCAGCGCTGGTGCGGGATCTGCCGGTTGGTGATCTGGTGCCTCGCATCATCGCCGCCGCCCGCCTGCGTGATTGGGCCAAAGGGCTGGCGGCACCCGAACAGGCGCTGGCCGACCTTGCACGGCTGGAGGCAGAGGCCCGCGTCTTTGACCAACTGCCCGATGAACTGAAATCCGCGGCAGGCTTCTTCGGATCTGGCCCGCAGGTTTTTCTGGGCTGGCTTGCTGCCCAGACCGAGCGGGATTTCGACCGCCATCCCGACCCCGCCGGTTGGTCCGCGCCGGGGGTCGAAGTCGTGACATGGCACGCGGCAAAGGGACGCGAATGGCCGATCACGGTGGTTCTGGGCCTCGATCAGAAGATCGTGGAACGCCCCAACACCTTGCGTGCAGATTTCTCAGATTTCGATGACCTGAGCCACGTGCTTGAAAAAGCGGGCCTGCACTGGACACCGAATTTAGCCGCCCCCGAAAAGCAACTACCGTTTCAAGAGGCGCGACAGGCGGCCGATGAGGCTTCCGCGGCCCGCCTGATGTATGTGGCCCTGACCCGCGCGCGCGACCGCCTGATCCTGATGGTGCCTCCTCCGCCCTCAAAACCTAAGGACCGGCCCGAACGGATGATCGACCTGCTGCGTGATCGCACCGGGCTAACCTTAGCCATGGATGGAACTGGCCTGAAGGCCTGCGATTCCGTATTTCCGGCACGCATCACCGCGCTGGGCCGGGAGTGGGTCGAGCCGCCGATGATCGCAGAACCAGTCGACCCAGTTGCCAGCTTTGGCATGCTCAAGCCGCATGCCGGTGGCGGCAGGACACCATGGCGGCAAAGCCCGTCCACACTTGTCGCGGCTTTGGACGGCCCCGCGCCGCACCTCCAACACGCGGATCTGGGCCCCAGAATTGGTGTCGCGCGCGATGGCATTGGTTTGGCTACCGATCGGGGCACCGCCTGGCACCTCGCGTTCCGCGTGCTATCCGAACGACCAGAGATGACAGCGCGACTGTCCACCGCCAGCGGGCTCGACCCGGCGACGCTGGACGCCATTGCAGCGCAATCAAGCGCAATGCGCGATTGGCTTGCGGCACAGGGATACACCCGACTGCACCATGAGCTTCCCCTGCAGATCACTGCACTGGATGGCTCACAAATCAACGGCGTCATCGATTGCCTGGCAGAAGGGCCGGAGGGTTACGCCATCATCGACCATAAATCCGGACCCTGCCCGGACCCTGACACCCGTTTCGCAACCTATCTTCCACAATTGCGAGCCTATGCCGCCGCGGTCGAACACTGCATGCCGGGCAAACCCGTGCGGCTGCTTGCAATCAACTGGATGAACGAAGGCCGTATCTCCAGCCACCGCATTTCCGAACCTGAAAGCGTCACATGA
- a CDS encoding exonuclease SbcCD subunit D: MRIIHTADWHIGQTLNGWNREAEHRAFLGNLGQLIADHQVDVLLVAGDVFDGINPSGDAQRLLYGALADFLRQRPGLTVVMIAGNHDPAGRLEAPGAVLRALGVHVVGTMQRQTGGVDMDRHLIPLRDAAGVTRAHVLAIPFLRASDLPGLTLGATGGTESAIVTATRALHAQMTDAAIACAGGVPVIAMGHLTCAGGLESEGAERRILIGGEHAVPPDIYPPGLCYVALGHLHRPQSLDGGRVRYSGSPFPLSATEIPYDHGVTLIDLSPGGMTITHLPMARPVDVLRLPSAGALTPAELDAALVALSLDAGLAPDLQPFVHAVIRAEHAVPVVLAEVEAVLARHPVRLADIHLSRPETTTINEPPPTTLAETSPEVLFLAAFRDTHGIDPDGRHLAAFRDTLAEV, translated from the coding sequence ATGCGCATTATTCACACCGCCGACTGGCACATCGGTCAAACCCTGAATGGCTGGAACCGTGAGGCGGAACATCGTGCCTTTCTGGGTAATCTGGGCCAGTTGATCGCTGACCATCAGGTGGATGTGCTGCTGGTGGCGGGCGATGTGTTCGATGGGATCAACCCGTCGGGTGATGCCCAGCGCCTGCTTTACGGCGCGCTGGCGGACTTCCTGCGCCAAAGGCCCGGCCTTACAGTGGTGATGATTGCCGGAAACCACGACCCTGCCGGGCGGCTGGAGGCACCCGGCGCGGTGCTGCGCGCGCTTGGCGTGCATGTCGTGGGCACGATGCAACGCCAAACCGGCGGGGTCGACATGGACCGCCACCTGATCCCGCTGCGGGATGCGGCAGGTGTGACGCGCGCGCATGTGCTGGCCATTCCGTTTCTGCGTGCTTCTGATCTGCCGGGCTTGACCCTTGGGGCGACGGGCGGCACTGAATCGGCCATCGTGACTGCCACTCGAGCCCTGCACGCGCAGATGACCGATGCCGCAATTGCTTGTGCCGGTGGCGTGCCGGTCATCGCGATGGGGCATTTGACCTGTGCGGGCGGGCTGGAATCCGAAGGGGCAGAGCGGCGCATCCTGATCGGCGGCGAACATGCCGTGCCGCCCGATATCTATCCGCCGGGGCTGTGTTATGTGGCGCTTGGCCATTTGCACCGCCCGCAAAGCCTTGATGGCGGTCGTGTAAGGTATTCCGGCTCTCCCTTCCCGCTTTCGGCGACCGAAATTCCTTATGATCACGGGGTGACGCTGATCGACCTTTCACCGGGTGGGATGACCATCACGCATCTCCCGATGGCACGCCCTGTCGATGTGCTGCGCCTGCCTTCTGCGGGCGCGCTGACCCCGGCCGAACTGGACGCTGCGCTTGTCGCCCTGTCACTGGATGCAGGGCTTGCACCGGATCTGCAGCCCTTCGTCCATGCCGTGATCCGCGCCGAACATGCCGTACCGGTGGTTCTGGCCGAAGTTGAGGCGGTGTTGGCCCGCCATCCCGTGCGGCTTGCCGATATTCACCTTAGTCGGCCCGAGACCACGACAATCAACGAGCCTCCTCCGACAACGCTGGCGGAAACCTCGCCCGAGGTTCTCTTCCTTGCCGCTTTCCGTGATACGCATGGAATAGACCCAGATGGCCGCCATCTTGCAGCCTTCCGTGATACTTTGGCCGAGGTCTGA
- a CDS encoding AAA family ATPase: protein MRILSICGQNIASLADRFEIDFTAEPLRSAGLFAITGETGAGKSSILDALCLALYGECPRLTMGGSGDEVPDAGGDPIRARDPRAVLRRGAAQGWAQVTFVGVDGETYRAEWSARRARDRVDGKLQSVSRAVIRASDGQVLENQSTAVAQKVQTLTGLSYDEFRRTVLLAQGDFDAFLRADTNDRAALLEKVTGTGLYRDISARIFERTEAARTEHKELEIQRAAHRLLSDDTISALTEERMMLAGAIEAGNAARGTITADLDRHRRIVAARALFNEAVQAVGRADAASVAAQPDRNRLLQIDSCEPLRLPWQTARSTEAAWSSAVQTLAVAESAVSAAEAEVLTRRSAAELSSTAHQAKEAEFKTLGPIWSKAAALDTQIEGATEELSKADAVAMKAGADAGTAQAKVANLTQREGLASAAWADASALLANLAPIAPLAARWADIARDLAERTRTLQDEEIARTALAALDTKAADFSRQLALLEADDTQDRNTRTDLVAQVEEFAALIATIEADRPQDLANRLADLADTLTNLDRATREHTAAVTVVATAAANKIKAEADGQQAAAEIAAQNNAFVRAEAAGQSLSAPLERASAAASENAQALRLRLVQGEPCPVCGATDHPTLADAALANLAHQLRADLEAARQAGAAARLALKTAEGQAAKAAAVVQHASDASAEGLARAEEAAKIWQVARDKALGSGLCSDLPETPADGANAVATALAEVGQRRKALQTTLLQISNLRDEQTRATEARNNLTTRMETRGADRSRLAGEFAQTAQQVALTQQTARTAAQRRDDLDTVLSPLLMLAGESIAALGTAPDAVASRLLDQVKALGAATTAMAAAEVELATIRPALQTETALAAQAVVDLTGLKNAATDRRNALAVLRSDRAGLLNGEATDSHRTRFNDARLAAQTEQSTAATALAEAASKLAHAAGQMQLAASHVADCNLAASAAGNALRAALALTDQTTATLDATFALAQAEVDVLRTALRKLDDDMTAAISARNARQADLDAAEATGLPETPAEALQDALATLDAQQRLQTERTGEIGGQLAADAASRAALSGLEAEISTAKATLEVWQAVNMAVGSKNGDRFARLAQSITLDVLVDRANHHLRDLKPRYRLKRAGTELALNIVDQDMGDEERSTRSLSGGERFLVSLSLALALSRMGGSGGLAATLFIDEGFGSLDAESLDLAIDALEALQSQGRTVGVISHVDAMKERIPVQIRVKRQGGGRSKISVEGPGTELM, encoded by the coding sequence ATGCGCATCCTTTCCATCTGCGGCCAGAACATCGCCAGCCTTGCCGATCGGTTCGAGATTGATTTTACCGCCGAACCCCTGCGCTCGGCCGGGCTTTTTGCGATCACGGGCGAAACGGGGGCGGGGAAATCGTCGATCCTCGACGCACTTTGTCTGGCGCTTTATGGCGAATGCCCGCGCCTGACCATGGGCGGAAGTGGCGACGAGGTACCCGATGCGGGCGGTGATCCGATCCGAGCCCGCGATCCGCGTGCTGTGCTGCGCCGGGGCGCAGCGCAAGGATGGGCTCAGGTCACCTTCGTCGGCGTGGACGGTGAGACATACCGTGCCGAATGGTCGGCCCGTCGCGCACGCGACAGAGTTGACGGCAAGCTGCAATCCGTCTCGCGTGCGGTGATCCGGGCAAGCGACGGGCAGGTGCTGGAAAACCAGTCCACCGCTGTCGCCCAAAAGGTGCAGACGCTAACCGGCCTCAGCTATGATGAGTTCCGCCGCACCGTTCTTCTGGCGCAGGGGGACTTTGACGCCTTCTTGCGTGCTGACACGAATGATCGGGCGGCGTTGTTGGAAAAGGTCACCGGAACTGGGCTCTACCGCGACATATCTGCCCGTATCTTCGAGCGGACTGAAGCAGCGCGCACCGAACACAAGGAGCTGGAAATTCAGCGCGCAGCACACCGTCTGTTGTCCGACGATACCATCTCCGCGTTGACGGAAGAGCGGATGATGCTCGCCGGGGCAATCGAGGCTGGGAATGCTGCGCGCGGAACAATCACGGCGGATCTGGACCGGCATCGCAGAATCGTGGCGGCGCGCGCTCTGTTTAATGAGGCCGTACAGGCGGTCGGCAGGGCCGATGCCGCCAGCGTAGCGGCGCAGCCGGACCGAAACCGTTTGTTGCAGATCGACAGCTGCGAACCCTTGCGCTTGCCGTGGCAAACGGCGCGAAGCACTGAAGCCGCCTGGTCAAGCGCAGTGCAGACCCTTGCCGTGGCCGAAAGCGCGGTGTCGGCGGCAGAGGCCGAAGTACTGACCCGGCGCAGCGCGGCAGAATTGTCCAGTACAGCGCATCAGGCAAAAGAGGCTGAATTCAAGACCCTCGGCCCGATCTGGAGCAAGGCCGCCGCGCTGGACACTCAGATCGAAGGGGCGACGGAAGAGCTTTCAAAGGCAGACGCCGTTGCAATGAAGGCCGGGGCAGACGCAGGGACCGCGCAAGCAAAAGTTGCCAACCTGACGCAGCGTGAGGGTTTGGCCAGTGCCGCATGGGCTGACGCATCCGCGCTGTTGGCAAATCTTGCCCCCATCGCGCCGCTTGCCGCGCGGTGGGCGGATATCGCCCGCGATCTTGCCGAACGAACCCGCACCCTGCAGGACGAGGAAATCGCCCGCACAGCGTTGGCGGCGCTTGACACCAAAGCTGCGGACTTTTCCCGGCAACTTGCACTACTTGAGGCTGACGATACGCAGGATCGCAACACCCGGACCGATCTTGTCGCGCAGGTCGAAGAGTTTGCCGCCCTGATTGCCACGATAGAGGCGGACCGCCCGCAAGACCTTGCCAACCGGCTTGCCGATCTGGCGGACACCCTGACAAACCTTGACCGCGCCACGCGGGAGCATACCGCAGCAGTGACAGTCGTGGCCACCGCTGCAGCCAATAAAATTAAAGCCGAAGCCGATGGCCAGCAGGCCGCAGCAGAGATTGCTGCGCAGAACAATGCTTTTGTGCGGGCCGAGGCCGCCGGACAAAGCCTGTCAGCACCGTTGGAACGGGCCTCGGCTGCTGCATCGGAGAATGCACAAGCGCTGCGGTTGCGCCTTGTACAGGGCGAACCCTGCCCCGTCTGCGGCGCGACCGACCACCCGACCCTTGCGGATGCTGCCCTTGCCAATCTGGCGCACCAGTTGCGCGCCGATCTGGAGGCCGCACGGCAGGCAGGCGCAGCGGCGCGTCTTGCGCTGAAAACTGCCGAAGGTCAGGCTGCCAAAGCCGCCGCTGTCGTGCAACATGCGTCGGATGCCAGCGCAGAAGGTTTGGCGCGGGCGGAAGAAGCCGCCAAGATTTGGCAAGTCGCGCGCGACAAGGCGCTAGGCTCCGGTCTTTGCTCCGATCTGCCCGAAACCCCTGCAGACGGCGCGAATGCTGTGGCAACTGCGCTGGCGGAAGTGGGCCAGCGGCGGAAGGCTCTGCAGACCACTTTGCTGCAGATCAGCAATCTGCGCGACGAACAGACGCGGGCCACCGAGGCGCGGAACAATCTGACCACGCGGATGGAAACCCGGGGCGCTGACCGCAGCCGCCTCGCGGGCGAGTTCGCACAGACCGCCCAACAAGTCGCCCTCACTCAGCAAACAGCCAGGACTGCGGCGCAGCGGCGCGATGATCTGGATACCGTTTTGTCGCCCTTGCTGATGCTGGCGGGCGAAAGCATCGCCGCACTTGGCACCGCACCGGATGCGGTTGCATCCCGGCTGCTGGACCAGGTCAAAGCGCTTGGCGCGGCGACAACGGCAATGGCCGCCGCCGAGGTCGAACTTGCCACGATCCGCCCTGCGCTCCAGACCGAAACCGCGCTTGCGGCGCAGGCGGTGGTGGATCTGACTGGCCTGAAAAACGCGGCAACCGACCGCCGGAATGCGCTTGCGGTGCTGCGCTCGGATCGTGCGGGGCTGTTGAACGGCGAGGCGACAGACAGCCACCGGACGCGGTTCAACGACGCCCGGCTTGCGGCGCAAACGGAACAGTCAACCGCTGCGACGGCGCTGGCCGAGGCCGCGTCGAAACTGGCGCACGCCGCGGGCCAAATGCAGTTAGCCGCCAGCCACGTTGCCGACTGCAATCTTGCCGCGTCCGCGGCGGGCAATGCGTTGCGCGCCGCGCTGGCCTTGACCGATCAGACAACCGCAACGCTCGACGCGACATTCGCACTGGCGCAGGCCGAGGTTGACGTCCTGCGGACCGCACTTCGCAAACTGGATGACGACATGACCGCCGCCATCTCGGCCCGAAACGCGCGGCAGGCCGATCTGGACGCCGCCGAGGCGACCGGCCTACCCGAAACCCCGGCCGAGGCCCTGCAAGATGCGCTGGCCACCCTTGACGCCCAACAACGCCTCCAAACCGAACGCACGGGGGAAATTGGCGGACAGCTGGCCGCCGACGCAGCATCCCGTGCTGCACTCAGCGGACTTGAGGCAGAAATCTCCACGGCAAAGGCAACGCTGGAGGTATGGCAGGCCGTCAACATGGCTGTCGGATCGAAGAATGGCGATCGCTTTGCACGGCTGGCGCAATCAATCACGCTGGATGTTCTAGTGGACCGCGCGAACCACCATCTGCGCGATCTGAAGCCCCGCTACCGCCTGAAACGGGCAGGCACCGAACTGGCGCTGAACATCGTCGATCAGGACATGGGGGATGAAGAACGTTCCACCCGCAGCCTTTCGGGCGGCGAGCGTTTTCTGGTATCGCTTTCGCTGGCGCTTGCGCTGTCCCGCATGGGCGGCAGCGGCGGTCTGGCGGCGACGCTGTTCATCGACGAAGGCTTCGGGTCTTTGGATGCCGAAAGCCTTGATCTGGCCATCGACGCGCTGGAGGCGCTGCAAAGCCAGGGGCGCACTGTCGGTGTCATCAGCCATGTCGATGCGATGAAAGAACGCATACCCGTTCAGATTCGCGTAAAGCGTCAAGGCGGAGGGCGCAGCAAGATCTCCGTGGAAGGGCCCGGCACGGAGTTGATGTGA
- a CDS encoding IS1380 family transposase translates to MDHPEGAGLQRADRVEFDSRVRLEFRGTQLSSDGDLLVMRELDDALGLSDLASSALCDTRRGKNTVHRLDGLFRQSVYGRLAGYEDVNDADRLALDPVMRQVVGGRAVDAQAASASQMGRFETETMALVENREALADLNGQWIDRFHDRNGLKFIVLDMDSSVSPTHGDQEGSAWNGHFDCTCYHPNFLFNQFGMLERCALRNGNVHSADGWRDVLDPVIARYAKRDILRFFRADAAYAIPAIYARLEEAGYFYAIRLPANSVLREKIAHRLTRPVGRPSLTKVKRFFEDFHYQAASWDKERRVIAKIEWHPGELFPRVGFIVTNLPMEPDWVMGFYNQRGTADQHIKEGKYAFHWTRLSCRKFRDNEVRLQLHALAYNLATFLRCIELPEEMADWSLTSLQLKLIKIGARVVRHARAITFQLAEVAVTGPMVRAILAPIRRLRAPASCT, encoded by the coding sequence ATGGATCACCCAGAGGGTGCGGGCTTGCAGCGGGCAGATCGGGTAGAATTCGACTCTCGCGTGCGGTTGGAATTCCGCGGCACGCAGCTCAGTTCGGACGGTGACCTTCTGGTGATGCGCGAGTTGGATGACGCGCTTGGGTTGTCTGACCTTGCGTCATCGGCGCTGTGCGACACCCGTCGTGGCAAGAACACGGTCCACCGGCTCGACGGGCTGTTTCGGCAGTCGGTCTATGGACGGCTGGCCGGATACGAGGATGTCAACGATGCTGACCGTCTCGCCCTCGATCCCGTGATGCGTCAGGTCGTGGGCGGCAGGGCAGTCGATGCACAAGCGGCCTCGGCCTCGCAGATGGGGCGGTTCGAGACAGAGACGATGGCCCTGGTCGAAAACCGGGAAGCGCTGGCCGATCTGAATGGCCAATGGATCGACCGGTTTCATGACCGTAACGGGCTGAAGTTCATCGTGCTGGACATGGACAGCTCGGTCAGCCCGACCCATGGTGATCAGGAAGGGTCCGCCTGGAACGGGCATTTCGACTGCACCTGCTATCACCCGAACTTTCTGTTCAACCAGTTCGGCATGCTGGAACGCTGTGCCCTGCGCAATGGCAACGTCCACAGCGCCGACGGCTGGCGGGATGTCCTCGATCCGGTGATCGCTCGGTATGCCAAACGTGACATCCTGCGGTTCTTCCGGGCCGATGCCGCCTACGCGATCCCGGCGATCTATGCGCGGCTCGAAGAGGCAGGCTATTTCTACGCCATCCGACTGCCCGCCAACAGCGTCCTGCGCGAGAAGATCGCACATCGGCTGACCCGGCCGGTGGGGCGGCCTTCGCTGACCAAGGTCAAACGCTTCTTCGAGGATTTCCACTATCAGGCCGCGTCCTGGGACAAGGAGCGCCGCGTAATCGCCAAGATCGAATGGCATCCGGGCGAGCTGTTCCCCCGCGTGGGCTTCATCGTCACCAACCTGCCGATGGAGCCGGACTGGGTGATGGGCTTCTACAACCAGCGCGGCACGGCCGACCAGCACATCAAGGAGGGTAAATATGCCTTTCACTGGACACGGCTGTCATGCAGGAAGTTTCGCGACAACGAGGTCCGACTGCAGCTGCACGCGCTGGCCTACAACCTGGCCACCTTCTTGCGCTGCATCGAACTGCCCGAGGAAATGGCCGACTGGTCGTTGACCAGCCTGCAATTGAAACTGATCAAGATCGGGGCCCGCGTCGTGCGTCATGCCCGCGCCATCACCTTCCAACTGGCCGAAGTCGCTGTCACCGGCCCGATGGTACGCGCCATCCTCGCCCCCATTCGCCGATTGCGAGCGCCAGCGTCATGCACTTGA
- a CDS encoding IS1380 family transposase: MDHPEGAGSDQGHRVDFDRRVRLEFRGAQISSDGGLLVMRELDDALGLSGLASEALRDNRTGKNTVHRLDGLFRQSVFGRLAGYEDVNDADRLALDPVMRQVVGGRAVDAQAASATQMGRFETETLASPTNRAALADLNGQWIDRFHDRNGLKYIVLDMDSSVSPTHGDQEGSAWNGHFDCTCYHPNFLFNQFGMLERCALRNGNVHSADGWRDVLDPVIARYAGRNLGGRFFRADAAYAIPAIYARLEETGYFYTIRLPSNAVLKEKIAHRLTRPVGRPSLTKVKRFYEDFEYQAASWDKPRRVIAKIEWHPGELFPKVGFIITNLPMEPDWVVRFYNQRGTAEQHIKEGKYAFHWTRLSCKRFRDNEVRLQLHALAYNLATFLRCIDLPEAMANWSLTSLQLKLIKIGARVVRHARAITFQLAEVAVTGPMVRAILTAIHRLRAPPSCA; encoded by the coding sequence ATGGATCACCCAGAGGGTGCGGGTTCGGATCAAGGTCATCGGGTCGATTTCGACCGCCGCGTGCGGCTGGAGTTCCGGGGTGCGCAGATCAGTTCGGACGGCGGTTTGCTGGTGATGCGCGAGCTCGATGACGCGCTCGGGCTGTCGGGCCTTGCGTCAGAGGCGCTACGCGATAACCGCACCGGCAAGAACACCGTCCATCGGCTCGACGGGCTGTTCCGGCAGTCAGTATTCGGGCGGCTGGCCGGATACGAGGACGTCAACGATGCCGACCGTCTCGCGCTCGATCCCGTGATGCGTCAGGTTGTCGGTGGCCGGGCTGTCGATGCGCAAGCGGCCTCAGCAACGCAGATGGGGCGATTTGAGACCGAGACCTTGGCCTCGCCCACGAACCGGGCGGCGCTGGCAGACCTGAACGGCCAATGGATCGACCGCTTCCACGACCGCAACGGGCTGAAGTATATCGTGCTGGACATGGACAGCTCGGTCAGCCCCACCCATGGCGATCAGGAAGGGTCCGCCTGGAACGGCCATTTCGACTGCACCTGTTATCACCCGAATTTCCTGTTCAACCAGTTCGGCATGCTGGAACGCTGCGCCCTGCGCAACGGCAATGTTCACAGCGCCGACGGCTGGCGGGATGTCCTCGATCCCGTCATCGCCCGTTATGCTGGCCGCAACCTTGGTGGCCGCTTCTTCCGCGCCGACGCCGCCTATGCGATCCCTGCGATCTACGCGCGGCTGGAAGAGACGGGCTATTTCTACACCATCCGGTTGCCCTCCAATGCAGTGCTCAAGGAGAAGATCGCGCATCGACTGACCCGGCCCGTAGGCCGTCCGTCGCTGACCAAGGTCAAACGCTTTTACGAGGACTTCGAGTATCAGGCGGCGTCCTGGGACAAGCCCCGCCGTGTCATCGCCAAGATCGAATGGCACCCCGGAGAGCTGTTCCCCAAAGTCGGCTTCATCATCACCAACCTGCCCATGGAGCCAGATTGGGTGGTGCGCTTCTACAACCAGCGTGGCACCGCCGAACAGCACATCAAGGAGGGCAAATACGCCTTCCACTGGACGCGGCTGTCATGCAAGCGGTTCCGTGACAACGAGGTCCGGCTGCAACTGCACGCGCTGGCCTACAACCTGGCAACGTTCCTGCGCTGCATCGATCTGCCCGAGGCCATGGCCAACTGGTCGCTGACATCCCTCCAGCTCAAGCTGATCAAGATCGGGGCCCGCGTCGTGCGTCACGCCCGCGCCATCACCTTCCAACTTGCCGAGGTGGCGGTCACAGGCCCCATGGTCAGAGCCATCCTAACTGCAATTCACCGCCTTCGAGCGCCACCGTCATGTGCGTGA